One segment of Sylvia atricapilla isolate bSylAtr1 chromosome 8, bSylAtr1.pri, whole genome shotgun sequence DNA contains the following:
- the VSIR gene encoding V-type immunoglobulin domain-containing suppressor of T-cell activation isoform X1, protein MGAASPRTGLLLAALCLLASHGGAAAFLITTPYSLCVCPEGQNVTLTCRVSGALTERHDLLYKTWYFSSTGDQSCSDKRHIRNVTEKELHHDLSRHHELPGNGSQKSLPGRQSGHHGVEFVPDRHGAFHIVVMNLTLQDSGNYCCYAVEVRREGHGKPHTMQVAHGFVELQIQRGKGGLQNCTFHTATGKDITAAALATGACIVGILCLPLILLLIYKQRQAASSRRAHELVRMDSSAQGIENPVFEAVPSASAEPRPRPQLSYVASRLPSESGRHLLSEPNTPLSPPGPGDCFFPTLDPVPDSPNSLKA, encoded by the exons ATGGGGGCAGCGTCCCCCCGaacagggctgctcctggctgcgCTCTGCCTGCTGGCTTCCCACG gaggggcagcagctTTCCTGATCACCACCCCGTACTCACTCTGCGTGTGCCCCGAGGGCCAGAACGTCACCCTGACCTGCCGGGTCAGCGGCGCCCTGACTGAGCGCCACGACCTGCTCTACAAAACCTGGTACTTCAGCAGCACCGGTGaccagagctgctctgacaaGAGGCACATCCGCAATGTCACCGAGAAGGAGCTGCACCACGACCTCAGCAGGCACCACGAGCTGCCAGGCAACGGCTCCCAAAAATCCCTCCCAGGGCGGCAAAGCGGCCACCACGGTGTGGAGTTTGTGCCTGACCGCCACGGCGCCTTCCACATTGTGGTGATGAACCTGACGCTGCAGGACAGTGGGAATTACTGCTGCTACGCCGTAGAGGTCAGGAGGGAAGGTCATGGCAAGCCCCACACCATGCAGGTGGCACACGGCTTCGTGGAGCTGCAGATCCAGCGAG GCAAAGGAGGGCTTCAAAACTGCACATTTCACACTGCCACCGGCAAAG ATATCACAGCTGCTGCGCTGGCCACGGGCGCCTGCATAGTGGGCATCCTCTGCCTGCCCCTCATCCTGCTCCTCATTTACAAGCAGAGAcaagctgccagcagcagac GTGCCCACGAGCTTGTCAGGATGGATAG cagtgcccagggcatTGAGAACCCCGTGTTCGAGGCGGTGCCGTCGGCGAGCGcggagccccggccccggccccagcTCTCCTACGTGGCTAGCAGGCTGCCCTCGGAGTCCGGCCGGCATCTGCTCTCGGAGCCCAacacccccctgtccccccccggccccggggacTGCTTCTTCCCCACCCTGG ATCCTGTTCCCGACTCACCAAATTCCTTGAAAGCCTAA
- the VSIR gene encoding V-type immunoglobulin domain-containing suppressor of T-cell activation isoform X2: protein MGAASPRTGLLLAALCLLASHGGAAAFLITTPYSLCVCPEGQNVTLTCRVSGALTERHDLLYKTWYFSSTGDQSCSDKRHIRNVTEKELHHDLSRHHELPGNGSQKSLPGRQSGHHGVEFVPDRHGAFHIVVMNLTLQDSGNYCCYAVEVRREGHGKPHTMQVAHGFVELQIQRGKGGLQNCTFHTATGKDITAAALATGACIVGILCLPLILLLIYKQRQAASSRRAHELVRMDSAQGIENPVFEAVPSASAEPRPRPQLSYVASRLPSESGRHLLSEPNTPLSPPGPGDCFFPTLDPVPDSPNSLKA, encoded by the exons ATGGGGGCAGCGTCCCCCCGaacagggctgctcctggctgcgCTCTGCCTGCTGGCTTCCCACG gaggggcagcagctTTCCTGATCACCACCCCGTACTCACTCTGCGTGTGCCCCGAGGGCCAGAACGTCACCCTGACCTGCCGGGTCAGCGGCGCCCTGACTGAGCGCCACGACCTGCTCTACAAAACCTGGTACTTCAGCAGCACCGGTGaccagagctgctctgacaaGAGGCACATCCGCAATGTCACCGAGAAGGAGCTGCACCACGACCTCAGCAGGCACCACGAGCTGCCAGGCAACGGCTCCCAAAAATCCCTCCCAGGGCGGCAAAGCGGCCACCACGGTGTGGAGTTTGTGCCTGACCGCCACGGCGCCTTCCACATTGTGGTGATGAACCTGACGCTGCAGGACAGTGGGAATTACTGCTGCTACGCCGTAGAGGTCAGGAGGGAAGGTCATGGCAAGCCCCACACCATGCAGGTGGCACACGGCTTCGTGGAGCTGCAGATCCAGCGAG GCAAAGGAGGGCTTCAAAACTGCACATTTCACACTGCCACCGGCAAAG ATATCACAGCTGCTGCGCTGGCCACGGGCGCCTGCATAGTGGGCATCCTCTGCCTGCCCCTCATCCTGCTCCTCATTTACAAGCAGAGAcaagctgccagcagcagac GTGCCCACGAGCTTGTCAGGATGGATAG tgcccagggcatTGAGAACCCCGTGTTCGAGGCGGTGCCGTCGGCGAGCGcggagccccggccccggccccagcTCTCCTACGTGGCTAGCAGGCTGCCCTCGGAGTCCGGCCGGCATCTGCTCTCGGAGCCCAacacccccctgtccccccccggccccggggacTGCTTCTTCCCCACCCTGG ATCCTGTTCCCGACTCACCAAATTCCTTGAAAGCCTAA